Proteins from a single region of Lysinibacillus sp. JNUCC-52:
- a CDS encoding response regulator: protein MIRAVLIDNEPLALHYFQNKLQNFQQIEVIKTFTSVKLFLNSLPSLEFEVIFLEIKLDELNGLEVADIIKSNHPHVIVIFITSYSEFAIQAYEIGGLDYLLKPISQARLQKTISRIEHEFSMQQLVQQTSNTILNVQCFNQFATYSNNSLVSFKTEKTKELFAYFILHPNMPIHRDVLIEILWPNLDYVRAKSNLHTALSYLRKTLNNMGYTNCIIFSNKYYIFEKPNILCDLYEFQDCFNDFKKSDYPPITLINQCLAIYKDGLLVFDDYEWATSDRDKLTKSYIELLEKGFQTSIATETEKAIDYLKRLIEFDPYNDHKLEQYLQLLINAGFHTQAYTIFLSYEQKLKEDLALTPSSTLLEMSKKLFSYNQ, encoded by the coding sequence GTGATTCGAGCCGTTTTAATAGACAATGAACCTCTAGCTTTACACTATTTTCAAAATAAGCTACAAAACTTTCAACAAATAGAGGTTATCAAAACCTTCACTAGTGTAAAGCTATTCTTAAATAGCCTTCCATCACTGGAATTTGAAGTAATTTTTTTAGAAATAAAGCTTGATGAACTGAATGGACTTGAAGTAGCTGATATTATAAAAAGCAATCATCCACATGTAATTGTTATATTTATAACTTCGTATTCAGAATTTGCAATCCAAGCATATGAAATAGGAGGACTTGATTATTTACTTAAACCGATTAGCCAAGCACGCTTACAAAAAACAATATCACGTATTGAACATGAATTTTCTATGCAACAGTTGGTACAACAAACTTCTAATACGATTTTAAACGTCCAATGCTTTAATCAATTTGCTACCTATAGCAACAATAGTCTCGTTTCCTTTAAAACGGAGAAAACAAAAGAATTATTCGCCTATTTTATATTGCATCCTAACATGCCTATTCATCGAGATGTGTTAATTGAAATTCTGTGGCCTAATTTAGATTATGTTCGTGCCAAATCTAATCTTCATACAGCACTATCTTATTTAAGAAAAACATTAAATAATATGGGCTATACGAACTGTATAATATTTTCTAATAAATATTACATTTTTGAGAAACCAAATATTTTGTGTGATTTATACGAATTCCAAGATTGTTTTAATGATTTTAAGAAGTCCGATTATCCTCCGATTACATTAATTAACCAATGTCTTGCTATTTATAAGGACGGCTTACTCGTATTTGATGATTATGAATGGGCTACCTCTGATAGAGATAAGCTTACTAAATCATACATAGAGTTATTAGAGAAAGGATTTCAAACGAGCATAGCAACTGAGACGGAAAAAGCTATTGACTATCTCAAACGTTTAATAGAGTTTGATCCTTATAATGACCATAAGCTTGAACAATATTTACAGTTGTTAATTAATGCGGGATTTCATACACAGGCATACACTATTTTTTTATCCTATGAACAAAAATTAAAAGAAGACTTAGCACTTACTCCGAGCTCCACTTTACTAGAAATGTCGAAGAAATTATTTAGTTATAATCAATAA